One Acidobacteriota bacterium genomic window carries:
- a CDS encoding ATP-binding cassette domain-containing protein, with translation MNTFVKNGGGEQPDFASRPRMIQVEHITKRYGDFVAVDDVSFDVAEGEIFGLLGPNGAGKSTLIRMMTTLIEITSGTAIIGGYDVRKDPDAARRLIGVIPQAMTSDLDLTVGENLSIYAKLYGVPKQARERSIAELLEMVDLTKWKDAPTKTLSGGMRRRLEIARGLVHSPKIFFLDEPTTGLDPVSRVAVWEMLTGIKAKRGLTVLITTHYMDEADRLCDRIAIVDHGRLMALDTPANLKASVPGSNVIEVQFETIPPGWEERLHKLSDVRSVQHTGGNMFRILSDEGALTTTELVSMALAEHVKIKSLSVQNTTLDDVFVHYTGRGLRDEQVKAFAYTGMLFGGEAR, from the coding sequence ATGATCCAGGTGGAGCACATCACCAAGCGCTACGGTGATTTCGTCGCGGTAGACGACGTGTCGTTCGACGTGGCGGAAGGCGAGATCTTCGGCTTGCTCGGCCCGAACGGCGCGGGTAAGTCAACCCTCATCCGCATGATGACCACGCTCATCGAGATCACCAGCGGCACCGCGATCATCGGCGGATACGACGTGCGCAAGGATCCGGACGCGGCCCGCCGGTTGATCGGCGTGATCCCGCAGGCCATGACCAGCGACCTCGACCTCACCGTCGGCGAGAACCTGAGCATCTACGCCAAGCTCTACGGGGTTCCCAAGCAAGCGCGCGAGCGCTCCATCGCCGAGCTGCTCGAGATGGTGGACCTGACGAAATGGAAAGACGCGCCCACCAAGACCCTCTCCGGCGGCATGCGGCGGCGGTTGGAGATCGCGCGCGGCCTGGTCCACAGTCCGAAGATATTCTTTCTCGATGAACCGACGACGGGCCTCGACCCCGTCTCGCGCGTGGCCGTGTGGGAGATGCTGACCGGCATCAAGGCAAAGCGCGGGCTCACCGTGCTGATCACCACGCATTACATGGATGAAGCCGACCGGCTCTGCGACCGCATCGCCATCGTGGACCACGGGCGCCTGATGGCGCTCGATACTCCGGCCAACCTGAAAGCCAGCGTGCCCGGTTCGAACGTGATCGAAGTGCAGTTCGAGACCATCCCGCCGGGATGGGAGGAGCGATTGCACAAGCTGAGCGACGTGCGTTCGGTACAGCATACCGGCGGCAACATGTTCCGCATCCTCTCCGATGAAGGCGCGCTCACCACCACCGAACTGGTGTCGATGGCGCTCGCGGAGCACGTGAAGATCAAGTCACTCTCGGTGCAGAACACCACCTTGGACGACGTGTTCGTGCATTACACCGGGCGCGGGTTGCGCGACGAGCAGGTGAAAGCGTTCGCCTACACCGGC